ATCGCCCTGCTCGTCTTTTTCATCGTTCTTCAGCTAAAGACATCCTTTTTTAAAAACTTGGTAGAGAAGATAGCAGCTAAAAGAAAAGGCCGGAGAATAAAATCGCTCTTAAAGCATATCGCATCGTTCATCGAAGGGCTGGCAGTTATTGACTACCGAAGAAACCTACCCATAATAATCGTCTATTCCTTCTTGCTCTGGCTTTCCATAGCTTTTGGCTACTTCATTATGTTACGCGCATTCCACCTTAGGCTTCCCTTTATCACCACCCTATTCATCCTGATAATCTCTGCTATAGGGGCAGCTATCCCTACACCAGGGGCGGTAGGAAGCTATCACAAGGCGCTTGAGATCGTCCTCCATACCTTCCTCCGCCTACCGCTCAATTTAGTTATCGGAATGGCCATCTTGATGCATGCCATCTGTTTCTTCCCGGTTACCATCTTGGGGATAGTCTTCATTTCCCGAGAAGGGATAAAGATCGGGGAGTTTGAACGGCTTCCTAAAAAGGAGGAGGCCTCTCTTATAGAGAAACCTTGAAGGAGAAAGGAAATGAGATGTCCTTTCTGTAATCATCCCAAGGACAGGGTGATCGATTCCCGGGAGAGCAGGAACGGTGATTTTATAAGGAGAAGAAGGGAGTGCCTAAACTGTTCCCGTCGCTTTACCACTTATGAACGGATCGAGGAGATCCCCTATATGGTGGTTAAGAAGGATGGGCGAAGGGAACAGTTCGACAGGAAGAAGGTGCTCACCGGACTTCTTAAGGCTTGCGAAAAAAGGCCTATCGGGGTAACTATCCTTGAGAAGATAGTGGATGAGGTAGAGTCGCTTCTCCATACGAAGCCGGACAAGGAAATAACTACCACCGAGATCGGCTCCTTCCTGATGGAGAGACTGAAGGAGCTCGACAAAGTAGCCTATGTCCGTTTCGCTTCGGTTTACCGTGAGTTTCAGGATGTATCCGAGTTTATGGATGAACTGAAGGCGCTACTCGCTGCCAAAAGGAAAGAGGAAAAGGAGAGTTAGCACCTCTTTGACAAAACTTCCTCCCGATGTTAAATTATTAGGATAAGTTAAATTATTAGAGGGAAGTTAAATGCGAGAGGTGAGCTTCTTCGAGTGCTTAGCTGAGATGTCTCGACTTCAAGGGGAGATAAATCGGATCTTCAAGCGCCTTATCGAATACCAGCAGCTGGAGGGAGAGGGAGCAGGTGAGGAGTTCAGCCCGGAACTTGACGCCTTCGAGAATGAACATCAGCTCACCTACCGCATAGAGCTACCCGGCGTAGAGCCAGAGGATATCAAACTCCTTCTGATAGGAAACACTCTCCTAATCAGCGGGGTAAAACGAGAGAGGAACCTTCCTCAGGAGGAGATTCGATTCCATTGCATAGAAAGGAGATACGGTAGATTTCGCCGATTGATAAAGCTTGAAGGGGAGGTAGATAAGGAGAAAGCACATGCCTTCCTCGAGAATGGGGTGTTAACCATAACCATCCCCAAGCTCCCCAAACCAGAGCCAAAGGAGATAAAGATAGAGGTTATAAAGAGATAGCTATGGCTGAAGAAAAAGATAAACAGGAAAAGGAGCTCAAGATACCGGAAAGGCTTCCCTTGCTCCCTCTCCGGGATGTGGTGATCTTCCCAATGATGCTCGCTCCCCTTATCATCAGCCGGGAGCGCTCGATACGGGCGGTGGACCAGGCACTTACCAAGGAGCGAATGTTGCTCCTCGTCGCCCAGAAAAAAGCAGAGATAGAGGAACCAACAGAAGAAGACCTCTATCGGATGGGAACAGTAGCGATAATCGTAAGGATGCTGAAACTCCCCGATGGTAAGGTTCGCGCCCTGGTTCAAGGGATCGCCCGGGCTAAGATAGTCCGAT
This portion of the Acidobacteriota bacterium genome encodes:
- the nrdR gene encoding transcriptional repressor NrdR → MRCPFCNHPKDRVIDSRESRNGDFIRRRRECLNCSRRFTTYERIEEIPYMVVKKDGRREQFDRKKVLTGLLKACEKRPIGVTILEKIVDEVESLLHTKPDKEITTTEIGSFLMERLKELDKVAYVRFASVYREFQDVSEFMDELKALLAAKRKEEKES
- a CDS encoding flippase-like domain-containing protein, which gives rise to MKGRKLNFIIGAGIGGGLLYLFLRKADFSAVYQSLREASYPLVALSIGWMLFTYFIRAYRWKFFFTPIKEIRVSNSFIATVIGFTITTLIPGRMGEIVRPCILGAKEGISKVKAVATVVVERVFDIITVLILFSIYLKWAPPLKNLSPEAATIMRILKKTSFILLMGSIALLVFFIVLQLKTSFFKNLVEKIAAKRKGRRIKSLLKHIASFIEGLAVIDYRRNLPIIIVYSFLLWLSIAFGYFIMLRAFHLRLPFITTLFILIISAIGAAIPTPGAVGSYHKALEIVLHTFLRLPLNLVIGMAILMHAICFFPVTILGIVFISREGIKIGEFERLPKKEEASLIEKP
- a CDS encoding Hsp20/alpha crystallin family protein, translating into MREVSFFECLAEMSRLQGEINRIFKRLIEYQQLEGEGAGEEFSPELDAFENEHQLTYRIELPGVEPEDIKLLLIGNTLLISGVKRERNLPQEEIRFHCIERRYGRFRRLIKLEGEVDKEKAHAFLENGVLTITIPKLPKPEPKEIKIEVIKR